In Quercus robur chromosome 10, dhQueRobu3.1, whole genome shotgun sequence, a genomic segment contains:
- the LOC126702760 gene encoding probable inactive 2-oxoglutarate-dependent dioxygenase AOP2, with protein MATKTQAKIPVVDLSNLDLKPGTKTWFSARKDVCRALEEYGCFVAEISNKIPSELQNAISSSFAKLFEFPTETKMKFTSERPFHGYFSTPKYERLVIGNATSTDVTQEFTNIFWPNGNHHVRERADSYVKLMAELDKMVTKMVFENYGVGDYYDSHMESTTHSFGILKYNEPQKTGTNNGLPSHTDKHFTTILHQNRVKGLEIKTKDGEWIDFDPSPSSFIFLAGDGLQVWSNDRIKACFHRVLLAENLETRYSLGLFSHNNKTICVPEELVDEEHPLHYKSINLRDYALEQNRLIAYGKELSLEVFCGV; from the exons ATGGCTACCAAAACACAAGCCAAGATTCCAGTTGTTGATCTCTCCAACTTGGACCTGAAACCTGGTACAAAAACATGGTTCTCAGCTCGCAAAGATGTTTGTCGTGCACTTGAAGAATACGGTTGTTTTGTAGCGGAGATTAGCAATAAAATTCCTTCAGAGCTTCAAAACGCAATCTCTAGCTCATTTGCAAAGTTGTTTGAGTTCCCCACAGAAACCAAAATGAAATTCACTTCTGAAAGGCCTTTCCATGGCTATTTCTCTACTCCTAAGTACGAACGCCTGGTGATTGGTAATGCAACCTCCACAGATGTAACTCAAGAATTTACCAATATCTTCTGGCCCAATGGGAATCATCATGTCCG CGAAAGGGCTGATTCATATGTGAAGCTGATGGCGGAATTAGATAAAATGGTGACAAAAATGGTATTTGAAAATTATGGCGTGGGGGATTACTATGACTCTCACATGGAATCAACTACTCACAGTTTCggcattttaaaatataatgaacCTCAGAAAACTGGGACCAACAATGGCCTTCCCAGCCACACGGACAAGCACTTTACCACCATACTTCACCAAAATCGTGTAAAGGGTTTGGAGATAAAAACAAAGGATGGTGAATGGATTGATTTTGATCCCTCCCCTTCATCCTTTATATTCTTGGCAGGTGATGGACTCCAG GTATGGAGCAATGATAGGATAAAAGCTTGCTTCCATCGAGTTTTGTTGGCTGAAAATCTTGAGACAAGATATTCACTTGGGTTGTTTTCGCACAACAATAAAACGATATGTGTGCCAGAAGAATTAGTCGATGAAGAGCATCCCTTACACTACAAGTCAATAAATCTTCGTGATTATGCTCTAGAACAAAACAGACTAATCGCTTATGGAAAAGAACTTTCTCTCGAAGTCTTTTGTGGTGTTTAA